The sequence below is a genomic window from Lolium perenne isolate Kyuss_39 chromosome 7, Kyuss_2.0, whole genome shotgun sequence.
TTGCCGCTCTGAGCAACGCCGGAGGCTGCCGGGAACAACGCTGGTCGGGGTTTGTTGCACCTCCGGCCTCTGCTCGCAGCAACGCCGCTGGGTGATTGTAGCACCGCCGACGGACAATTGTAGCAGCGCCGCCGGGTGGCAACGCCGCGCTATTGTAGCACCGACAATTGTAGCAGCGCCGCTGAACGATTGTAGCAGCGCCACCGGCAACTTGTAGCAGCGCCGCCGGAAGCTTGTAGCAGCGGCGCTCACCGATGGCAGCATCACCGTACGGCCACCAGCACCGCTAGATCTCCTCTCGCAGGGATCCCCGCAGTGCCGCCGGATCCCGAGCTTGGGGGCGCTTGTGCGGTGCTGATGGGAGCCATGGCCGGGCGAAGCGCTAGAGATGGAATGGGGGAAAAAGCTGAGGAAGAACATCCGGAAGTGATAACGCTCGGGTGGGCCCCAGGACCCCGCTGCCTCGCACGTTTCCGGGACACGCGGCCACGAGCGGACCCGGACGATCGCACGACCTGATCCCCCGGGTGATTTGAAGTGTTTCCTGGTTAGTACTCCAAAATTATTACGAAACTGTTTTCGACCGATGGGCAGTAAAACGTACTCGCTGAGTGTATTTAGGTTTGCCTGTACGGTAAGTCTGGAACGCGAGGCCGCAGACTTTTGAGGCTTAGCGCGGCGGCCGATGCCAGGCACAAATGCACGACCACCTCGCCGCCCTtctccgcggcggcggcggccgccacCCGCGGTCAGTCCACGGCGCCGCCGTCAAGCTCGGCTGTCTCGCCTCCACTTACCTCTGCAACAACCTCGTTCTCTCCTACTTAGGCCGCAGCCTCCACGCGGAAGCTCGCGgcctgttcgacgaaatgccccACCGCAACATCGTCTCCTGGTCAGTCCTtatctccgccgcctcccgcctCGGCGCTCTCTCCGAGGCCTTCTTTCTGTTCTCCGACTTGCTTCGTAGTGGGGAGTGCGACCGCCCTAACTCGTTCGCACTGGGTGCTCTGGTCGTCGGGTGCGCCCGTGCCAAAGACACCGTCGCGGGCTCGCAAGTGCATGCTTCAGCTATCAAGTTCGGTGTGGCTGACGACGAGAGTGTTGCGGGGGCACTGGTGGACATGTACGCCAAGTGCGGGCGCGTGGACTGGTCGTGGCGGGCGTTTGCACTCTCGCCACAGAGGAGCGTCGCGAGCTGGACGAGCATAATCAGCTGCCTTGTCAACCATGGATGTTCAGAGCACCGTGATGTAGCAATTTCCCTGTTAAAGAAGATGCTGCTCTTGAAGGTTTGGCCAACAAACGCAACGTTTTCTTGTATCCTGAAGGTATTTGATGAGCCTGCGTTGCTCCCTGGGGGGAAGCAAATTCATGGCTGCTTATTGAAGATGGGAACCGAGGTTGATCCTGCTTTAGGAACCGCCCTTGTAGCAATGTATGGTAGATGTGGTGGACTGGATGAGATGGCCAGATTGTCTTGCCGGATAAGGCACGATGCATTCTCCAGGACTTCACTTCTTGTTGCTTACGCGCGAAATGGATACAACATGGAGGCAGTTTGGAACTTTCGTGAGATGATTATGGAAAATATGGCAATTGACCAGTCAGCTGTAACTAGCCTACTGCAGGTTTGTTCATCATTGGGACAGCTGAGAATGGCCAAGGAGGTACATTGCTATGCCCTAAAGACTTTCTGTAAGCTGGACACACTACTGCTCAATGCTACTATCACTGTTTATGGCAGATGTGGTGATGTCACCAGTGCAGAGATTCTGTTTGATCTTTTGGAAAACAAAGACATTATATCGTGGACGGCACTACTAACTTGCTACGCACAAAATGATCATGCTCAGGAGACACTCTTGTTCTTCAGGGAAATGCTTCGGAAAGGCCTGGGATCTCCTGTCTTTTGCATTACCAGTGTGCTAAGAGCCTGTTCTAGCACCACAAACTATGCTGTTGGATGGCAAATTCATTCTAGGGTAGTGAAGTTAGGAATTGATGATGCGGATTCTGTTGAGAATGCTCTTTTGACCATGTATGCCAGGTGCGGAAGTGTTCGTATTGCATTGAAGATCTTCAATTCAATGAGGAGTAGAGGCATTATCTCGTGGAATGCACTAATCACAAGTTTTTCACAGCATGGCAATGAGGTGGCGGCCATTCAGCTATTTCATCTGATGCAAGAAGAAGCAGTGTGTCCAGATGATTACACTTTTGTTGGGTTGTTATCATCTTGCAGCCGAATGGGCCTAGTTGCAGAGGGTTGTGAGTATTTCAAACTGATGAACACCAAGTACAATGTGGAGCCCAAGATGGAACATTACACCTGCATGGTTGATCTGTTTGCCCGTGCTGGAAGATTTTCTGATGCACTAGAGTTTATTGATGCTATGCCTTGTCATCCAGACAAACTTGTGTGGGAAGCTTTGCTAGCTTCATGTAGGACTCATGGTAATGTGGATTTAGGAAGGCTGGCCGCAAAGAAGATTCTTGAAATAAGACCAGATGATCCTTCACCATACATAATATTATCCAGCATTCATGCTTCAGTTGACATGTGGGAGGAGAAGGCTTTGAATCGTACTGTGTTTGATTTGCAACGAGTAAGAAAAGACGTGGGAAGTAGTTGGGTCGGTGGAGAAGAATATTCAGATAATACATTTGATGTATTGCAAGTTGAAACAACGTAAGATGGGTGATGTGTTGATGCTTCGTTTTGTATACATCAGGTGGAGTTGAGACATAATGGACTCGAAGGTGTGTGATAGACTGACTGCACACCGCACATGTTTGAGAAATGACCCGACGCCATATCTCCACTAGAAAAATGACTTTGTACGAAGGACTAGACTACTATCATTTTTATGGCATAGGACTTTGTGGTGATGTGCTTCTTGTCTTGAAGGTGAGATATCCTGTTACTAACACCTCTGTAAAATGCAAATAGAGCATTTGCAACTATGTACAATACAGTAATACTTTCTTCTACATTGTCAGGTGAGTTGATGATATTGGAAAACTAGAGGTGCTATCCCACTGTCGCAAATGCAATGTCAGGCCTCAATACCTTTTTGCATTCATCTGCAGTGTGAGGTTAGTATGAGCATTGTCGAGCTCTTATTGCATATGCTCTCTGATTTCTAGATTAAATTGTAAAGTGCTATTTTGTGGCAGACATGCAGCAAATAAGACGGTCTGTCAAGTGAGGTTAGCTGCAACATCAACAATCTGCATGCCAGGATATTGTATGTTCTTTACTCAAAGCGCTGGAGCTCCACTACTGAATCTGTCAGTATGTGCTCATGTTTGCGATATTGTTGAGCTTGTAATGTAAGTAAGTTATAAGTTAACGGAAAATCCATTTACTCATATAGTGACCCTTGACTGGTCTCTTTTGAGGTAATTTAGGCATTACAGAAGTACCAGTAACAAGATGTAATTACATTTCCCAGATATCCAAATTACAAGATGGGTGGAACAGGCAAAAGAGAACTGTAGAGCAACTATTACTTGGATGTTCTCATGAAGTGATCTGACTTCGGCTTACATGTTATCAGTACCAATTCTTACATTGAGAACTAATTGGGACTAATGTGTTCACTTTATGTAGTGTAATTATTTGCATATCACTTCTCCAAACCGAACGTTTGAAGGCGCTATATTTGTCACACCAAAAATGAATCGAATTATAGTAGTGTAATGCATGATTTCTAACATTAGTTGGTGATACATCTGAACTGTTTTAGGAGTTCTGCAACCCTAGAATCTGCTGCAGTGACACCCCATGCTGTTAGTCCTCTTCGACTTCATGAAAGGGGAGTGGAACAACCTTCACAGCTCTGAACTTGCCTGCATTGTTTAGGTGTTCGTTCTCCAACCTGACATAGAAGTTTTTATAGTGTCATTTAGTAATGTCAGGTTTGTAAAATTCCATCACAGTGAAAAATTCAAGAGTTAGGATTCATTGTCAAAAACTTTACCTGTAGAAGTTCCAATGGCCTCGTCGAATCACCTCAAGAGCTGCCAAAAAGAACAGAGTCACTCTTGAGTCCAGGCTTCCAATGTTAGGGTGGATGACAGTTTGAAGCCAAGCAAGCCTCAGAAGAAGGTTCAAACCCTGTAAAATGTCAGGCTCTCGGTAAGTGCATCATGAAATTTATCTGTGCTCAATTATTTTTGATGTATACCTTAACTGTTTTAGAGAACATACCATGGATATGAAATAAATGTATTTTTGTTTAAGTATCAGATCGTTACGAAGCCAAGGGTTCTTGGAGTTAAACTGTAGAAGGCCCCAGTCCTTGACAAAGTCCCAGTAGAGTTGGTAGATAGTGGCGATACTTGACACGATTACGACTAGTGACAGCCATCCAGCACTGTTATCATTCTCATATGCGACTTTTGTTCCTGCAGCAAGCATCGCTGACACATACTTCCCAAGGTTGACAATGTGGTTTATATCCCCTTCGTCAAACCATCTCCTTGCACACTGTCAGGAAGGAACCATAAAAATAAGACAAGGCAGCACCACCTATAAAAGTTTGAAGAACAGATGTTGTGATGTGGTAAGTCATGTTCAATCTTGTATACCTGCATAGCTCTCCAGTAGTACGGCAGGAAGGATACTGCATAAGCCAAATCTCGAAAATGTTTCACTCTTGTGCAGTATCCATAGTCTTGTGTCTTATAGCTGCTGGTTATGTAATAGCATGCCAGGTACTCCAGGCTCCTAAGAAGTGGTACCTATTTGCCAGCAATCATTACTTTATTAGTCATTTCGGAATCGAAACCATCATTGCTGATCTAGACACTACACTGTAGTAATGACCAGTATAGTAACTCGAACAAACATTTATGTTGACAAAACAATTTGTATTTGCCGAACAGTTTATGTTGAAAATGGACTCTACTGAGCACGCAAATGAACCTTTAGCCTATATTATGTGATTACCTGGCTACAAAGCTGATCAGCCATGAAGAAATCGACCATGACAACCTGCATATAAACATATGTATTGAGCAAATTTTTTTTAATATGGAGTTCGATATGACTTCACTCATCTGAAAAAAGGCTCTTCATCTATATCAAAATACCTTGTAAAAGGGGGTTAGAATGATGTTCCTGATTGCTCTTAAGAATTGATAACGACTTGATCGGTAGAGGATTTTGAAAGGGCAGACCAATATTAATGTGAAAACCTGAATAAACTCAAGCATAAGCCTCATATCGGTATAACAACATTGAACGATAAGCATTACATTTGTACTGTTGATTATAGCATACCAGAAGTAGGCATCCTGGGATTGCTTGGACTGCACTTGAAGAATACCCTTTGACAATGAGTGTCAGGTGTGCAAACATGACACCAATAATAATCGTCATAGAGGTAGTGCATATCAAAAACACATCACGATACTTAAGCTCTTTGGTAGGTGTGAATTCGAATATGAATGTGTAGTTTATGCGTGTCTTTCTCCACATGAAGATGTTACATCCGTAGACGAAGAGATGCAGGAACAAGAGGCTGAACATGCTGCAGTTTGGGGCCATCTAATGTCAGTACTGGATTGTTCAGTTGTAGCATCTTTTCTTTGTTAAGAGTATAGCAGCAATGGAATTCACATGGGTGCTTACCTAAGGACAGGATAGGATGTTGACATGTAGACTTTGTTTGACTGCTGAGTGTACATCCCAGCTATGTGCGCCATGATACAGTAACCGATAAATAATGCTACAAAGCTACCAGTGAATAGTCCTGAAAATTTGACAGTAGCTCATAAGGAATCTGAAATTATCTTGGTGATGGAAGGATTGCAAAGCTTATGAACAACTATTACCTATGAAAAATGTGGTAGCATGTGATTCTTCTTTTTGATTTGGCTTCAGATACTTCATTGCTTTCCTTTTGTCACCAGTTGCAAAATGTCTCACAAACAGCTCCTCGACATCGTCCATCAGCCTGATTGCCTATTAAGATGAAGTTATCAGTCAGAACTGAGAACTGTTGGAGTTTTGAAATGCTTCAAATCTAAGACTTCTGTATCATTGCAAAATACCTTGTCAGAGCTATTAAAGTAGGAGCTCTCCACTATTTTCAGGTAAGTTGTCTGCACTTCCTTCGCTGTAATCTGGAACATGAAGAATATTTCGTTGTTTCAGCAATGCTTTATCTATGGAAACTTTTAGGGAATGCAATACAGAGAGAGGCATTGGCAGGAACCTTGTCAAATTTCTTCAAAATCTTCACAAAAGCCACCATGTTCAAGGTCCTGAAGTAACAAGAGTGCTTTCCATGTCAGTACCCACTCAGTGCACAAAGCTTAACTCATACAATAGATACACGTACCGGTATGTCTTGAGGTACCCCAAGCCTTTGTACAGCTCAACCAGCGCTCCTCTGATCATCTTCTCTGCTTGGTGCACCTTTTTCTTGTTGATGCTTAACTTCTCACAGCCATCACTACCAATCCCACCAATCTTCCTTGATTGGCTTAGCATGTCATCAAACAGAAGTTCACGGATGGCGATGACAGTCCTCGATGGTGTGGTGATGGGAATGTTGATCCTCACACTCCTGCCCTGGCAGGTGACCTCCTTTCCTGAGAGTGTCCTCATCTTGTTGGCAGCTTCTTCTCTTGGCTTATCAATCCTTCCCGAGTTACCTAAACCTCCAGAGATGGAAAGCTGGTCCTCTCCTTCATCAGTGCTCTTTGCAATATAATCTTTGGTGAACTTTtcttgaccttcttgttcttgctCCGTAATGCCTCGGAGGGATTGATCTCCTGTAAGTTCGAGTGGTGAGTGATAATCAATTTTTGATAGTGACATCTAAGATCGAGGAGCTCATTTATGGTTAAAGTAATGGGTtggttcatcttcatcctcctatCGGCTGAGTTGGTTTGCCATTATTCAGTTTCTCGTATGCTAATAGAAAAATAATACAACAAGCTCATGCTTGATGAAGAAGGAAATGGTCACACTAGCGGTCAACCTATATCAGGGTATTTCATTTGTGAATATAAATATATGCCTTTAAATTGCACTCCTAAGTCTTTACCCGTCAACTGCATTAATTTAGATATGTCAACAGGATTGCTTTTCTAGATTTCTCATCCATTAAGATCTATATAGGCTTATTTATGCATATTTCAAGATCAACCACCATATCAGTAGCAGCTTTCCTAATCAGCTTTTGCCCTCATCTGGTTTAATTAACAAGTATATCTAGGATACAGCGACGTGCATGTATCATTTATGTGTGTACACTCACCATGCAGAATAGAGCAAGAGACCGATGGGTCCTCTTGGTCGGTACTCCCTGCTGCTGACGAGCCCCCGCGCCGACGTGCCTCGGTGACGGCGGCCTTGAGCTCGACGAGGATCTGCAGCTGCCGCCTGAGGGACTCACCGCGGTCCAggaactccctctccttcctctcaTAGAATCGGTTCACCTTGTTGAGCTGCTCGTCCAGTCTCTGGAAGAACGCGCTTGCCGCCTCTGCCTCGGCGCCTGCAAACCCTGCTGTGTCCAGAACCACCGTCTCGTAGACTTCCCCGACGACCGCGCCGTCGTTGCCGCTGCTTGCCAACTTTCTGTGCACCTGCATTGCAGACGTCACAACATATAAAAATTTCAGGCGATCATCTCTGCCAGCCAGACATGGATCAAAAAGTAACTATGCATTCGGATGTGCATGCCTGTATGACGTTGTTCTCCTTCTGGTGGCCGTGGGGATTGAGGAACGGGAGCCTCATCATCCAGTGACTAGCAGCCGCCGGTGCCTGCCACTGCGACGGTGGCGCTGCTGCCTTGTCCCCGCCCTCGCCAGTGGCGACCTGCAGGTTCTTGACGTCCTTCTTGAGCTGCCAGTAGTCCACAAAGGCCTCCTTCCATTCAGGCACGAGCTGGCCCTCGAACTGCTTGGAGAACTTCACCATTGGCTTCAGGGTGCAGCACTGCAGCTCACTGCAGCTGTGGTACTGGTATCTGGGTGTCTGAGAGGAGGCCATGGGGTAAGCTGTACTTATATGTGCTGCATGCGCCTGTGTGCTAGTGTCCATTGGATGAGAATTGGAATTGGAATCTAGCTAGAGTGAGAGGGCTGAAGGAGACGGGAGGATAAATTGCTGCTTATGGGGGGTTTATGCTAGCTCCTGTCAATTGTGATCACCAGTTGGGCATGTAAGTTGGTGCCTTGGAATGGAATGGATTCTTCCTCTCCCTGTCTATCTCCCCAGTGGAGAGAGGAGAAGGAGTGGGAGGGAGGTGTTTTATAGGAGAGAAGGATAGGTGGATCACTCAGCTCCATTGGGTGAACCGGTGGCGATGGTGGAGGCGGTTGGGGTCATGCATGGAGCTAGTGCAAAGAAACTTGTCCCAGAAAGGATGAAGAAATGGACCAATGCGAATAAGAATTGGGCACATTCCAAAATTACCACTCAGTGCACTAGCCAGTTTTGAGTAATTCCTAACATACTGGGCTCTGTGATTACCTGTTTTTCGGCAAACAAAAGAAACCCGCTGTTCAGATGGGTAGCGCTGTTTCAGTGCTATGTAACAAAAGAAACCCGATACTACACAGGTCAGGTTGGCAGCCTAGCCATCAGCGGAATTATGTGTCACTCTGCGCATGACCTCACACCAATCTTGTCGGTGTAGTCACGCGAAGCCAAAAAGACAAGGATTCACGGCCCAACTAGTAAAGAGTCATAGCATTATTCCCATGCACCAGGAAAATGTTCACTGGATTCTCTCTGACAAGGAgagctcacacacacacacacatccaCAGCGCGAGTGACCCATGCATGTACGGACGAAGAGGACTAGTCCATGAGTACGTGGTACAATTGGATCTATTTAGACAAATTTGAGTCACTTATTTCCAAATTTTAGTCGGATCATGGCTGGGACGCATATGGTGCTCTTTTAGGTGCTCTTTCGGTGCATCCATTCTATCACTTGCCTCCGGGCCCTGCTGAGGCATGGGCCCACCGAACGAGATGGGTTAGTAGTTTGTTGTGCACTATAGAAATTGCTCGATTACCATGTATAGGGTATGCCAATCTTGTATAAATTTCTCAAGTTTTTCTAATATTAGATGTGCTAATTATGCTTTTTGGACTAGTAATCTAGTACATCTCATGTGATTATTGTCAATATGCCCTTGTCTAACTAGGTATCCGGATTCCACACTTCCCCAACAAGTTACAGCTTACTCAAAAGAGAAATGGGAAGTTAGAGCTCCACTAAAGACCCAACAGTCCCTGTTGGATATTTCGATGATGACAATTAATTATTGGACAACTGTTCAATTCCATATATAATTAGTTAGATGATGAAATTCCAtacaaaattagttagtaaatgaCGAAATCTCATACATGATTATACATCAATATGCAATGTGGTGCGAAGTGGCTGTCATTGTAAATTTTAGTTTAAAGTAAAACACGATTAATAAGGAATACAACTAAACAATTACTACACTTCAAGTAATCCGTGCTTTTCTTTCATATGAATACTGTCTTGAGCGCTTAACAAGTGTGCCAGTCTTAATTTTGCAGAAAGCATGTCAATCAGTCAAATGCATTTTTTTCTGGATAATAGAAGAACTTAGCAATCTTATCACAGATACATACATTTTTTCTTGATTTGTGCAGGTTATTCTTGGCCGTCATCCATACTGATCTTGTGAATCATTCCAGTTTAGTAGATGTCCGACAAGGAAGGCTCAAATGCAACAGCTCAACTGGAAGAGGTCATCTCCTGAGATGGACACTAAGCGGAGTATATAATTAAACAGACACAACTTTACTTTTAGTTGAAAATGAATGGTCGGGAATCCTTTAAAACAAATTATTGGTAATGGAATTACAAAGTGCATCCTGAAAAGAAGATGATAACTCTGCTTTGCAACTTTAAAATGATATCCTGCTATTTTGACAAAGCTGGGAGGCAGGATGGTCTTCAGAGAGTGGACAGCAAAGGCAAAATCCTTTGTGTTACTTAAGCAACAACGGCTTCTATTTTCTCCCAGAGAAGATTTTGCTTATCTCTCCTGGAATCCCGTGATATATCTTTATTTTCTTAATTTATCTTGCTCATGACCAGCTGCTTTTTTTTTTCCACCTATAAAATGACAAATTTGGTAAGCAGCCAAGTATTAGTCAGATGCATAATTTTTTTGCTGATCAGTATATGTTCCAGCGCAAGTGCACATCAAATATGAGTGTTAAAATTCACGCGGTTCATGTTTTACTGATTCTTTTTTTACTTGCAGTTAGATCGATGTTTGGACAAAGAGCTTAATAAAGGATATTTGACGATTGTTTTTTGGACTATTCATCTTTACTGAGACCAATTTTAAGTAAGTGCCCTATAAGCCTTAGGACTAGGATGGCTTAATCCGGTCAGCATCAAGATGTCAGCAAAAGGAAAACAGTGCAAATCTTAGGGTCCATATATAGACCACAGGGAGCTCTTTTAACTTTTCGGCAGTGTGACTTTTACTTGGGGAATATGTGACGGGATATTCTCATGCACCAGGAAGGGATGCCCTCACAGCCAATAGAGGCGAACCTCAATGGTTAACAAGGCGATTATCATGAAAGCCATCCCGCATTGACAAGTATATCTGAATTGCAATCTCTAAAGAGGTCCTGGTGCCAATTCGCCCAGGAAGATTTCTGCTCAATTTATTTCGAGGAAAAAGAACGTTGAGAAAGCGGTTGTTGGATATAATGAGACCTGCTTTTCGTGACTTTTTATGATAGTGGATTGTGTTACACCTTAGACAAAAAGTCTCAACCGGCCCAAATTCTTGTGTTAAACCACAATTTGTGTCGTAAAGAGCTCCCAGTTGACAAACTCCAAACCTGGGCATGCCAACTTATCAAACCCCTGGTATCCTCGGTCGCTGTCGGAAGAAGGATCATGGGCATAGGACACGTGTATATATACATCAATACATGTGGATAAGTTGCAAATGCTAGGAGTTTTTTCTCTCGATGTGCAACATGTAGTATAACCTCCACTGGCAATAGAACATGTAGATAACCTGCAGCGAAAAATATCGTTTCGACGTAACTATATGGACCAAACCCACCAACACGTGAGCCATTCTTTGTTTCTATTCACTGGTAACCATGTTCCTAAAATATTATTGGTAATGTATATTTGAGTT
It includes:
- the LOC127317029 gene encoding pentatricopeptide repeat-containing protein At4g13650, with protein sequence MHDHLAALLRGGGGRHPRSVHGAAVKLGCLASTYLCNNLVLSYLGRSLHAEARGLFDEMPHRNIVSWSVLISAASRLGALSEAFFLFSDLLRSGECDRPNSFALGALVVGCARAKDTVAGSQVHASAIKFGVADDESVAGALVDMYAKCGRVDWSWRAFALSPQRSVASWTSIISCLVNHGCSEHRDVAISLLKKMLLLKVWPTNATFSCILKVFDEPALLPGGKQIHGCLLKMGTEVDPALGTALVAMYGRCGGLDEMARLSCRIRHDAFSRTSLLVAYARNGYNMEAVWNFREMIMENMAIDQSAVTSLLQVCSSLGQLRMAKEVHCYALKTFCKLDTLLLNATITVYGRCGDVTSAEILFDLLENKDIISWTALLTCYAQNDHAQETLLFFREMLRKGLGSPVFCITSVLRACSSTTNYAVGWQIHSRVVKLGIDDADSVENALLTMYARCGSVRIALKIFNSMRSRGIISWNALITSFSQHGNEVAAIQLFHLMQEEAVCPDDYTFVGLLSSCSRMGLVAEGCEYFKLMNTKYNVEPKMEHYTCMVDLFARAGRFSDALEFIDAMPCHPDKLVWEALLASCRTHGNVDLGRLAAKKILEIRPDDPSPYIILSSIHASVDMWEEKALNRTVFDLQRVRKDVGSSWVGGEEYSDNTFDVLQVETT
- the LOC127317028 gene encoding phosphate transporter PHO1-3; amino-acid sequence: MDTSTQAHAAHISTAYPMASSQTPRYQYHSCSELQCCTLKPMVKFSKQFEGQLVPEWKEAFVDYWQLKKDVKNLQVATGEGGDKAAAPPSQWQAPAAASHWMMRLPFLNPHGHQKENNVIQVHRKLASSGNDGAVVGEVYETVVLDTAGFAGAEAEAASAFFQRLDEQLNKVNRFYERKEREFLDRGESLRRQLQILVELKAAVTEARRRGGSSAAGSTDQEDPSVSCSILHGDQSLRGITEQEQEGQEKFTKDYIAKSTDEGEDQLSISGGLGNSGRIDKPREEAANKMRTLSGKEVTCQGRSVRINIPITTPSRTVIAIRELLFDDMLSQSRKIGGIGSDGCEKLSINKKKVHQAEKMIRGALVELYKGLGYLKTYRTLNMVAFVKILKKFDKITAKEVQTTYLKIVESSYFNSSDKAIRLMDDVEELFVRHFATGDKRKAMKYLKPNQKEESHATTFFIGLFTGSFVALFIGYCIMAHIAGMYTQQSNKVYMSTSYPVLSMFSLLFLHLFVYGCNIFMWRKTRINYTFIFEFTPTKELKYRDVFLICTTSMTIIIGVMFAHLTLIVKGYSSSAVQAIPGCLLLVFTLILVCPFKILYRSSRYQFLRAIRNIILTPFYKVVMVDFFMADQLCSQVPLLRSLEYLACYYITSSYKTQDYGYCTRVKHFRDLAYAVSFLPYYWRAMQCARRWFDEGDINHIVNLGKYVSAMLAAGTKVAYENDNSAGWLSLVVIVSSIATIYQLYWDFVKDWGLLQFNSKNPWLRNDLILKQKYIYFISMGLNLLLRLAWLQTVIHPNIGSLDSRVTLFFLAALEVIRRGHWNFYRLENEHLNNAGKFRAVKVVPLPFHEVEED